A genomic region of Kribbella sp. NBC_00382 contains the following coding sequences:
- the pheT gene encoding phenylalanine--tRNA ligase subunit beta, with the protein MRVPLSWLREYVELPAGVTGREVGEKLVRAGLEVETVDEAGGGLTGPLVVGKVLSYEPEPQKNGKTIRWCSLDIGNDEPQWVVCGASNFEVGDLVVVVLPGAVLPGGFAISARKTYGHVSSGMICSSSELGLGDDGTHGIVVLEPGEAEVGTDAIELLGLRDDVLDIAVTPDRGYCLSIRGVAREAATAYGVELKDPAALTVTGTQTGGYPVRVDDAEACSVFVTRTVTGIDPAAPSPRWLQQRLVMSGMRPISIGVDITNYVMLELGQPIHGYDKARLSGEIVVRRATAGEKLMTLDDQTRELDTEDLLITDDSGPIGIAGVMGGASTEISASTTEVVIEAAHFHPIVIARSSRRHKLSSEASRRFEREVDPQLPRYAAQRVADLLAELAGGTIQTDETVIDTHPAPAPVTFRADHAARVAGAPISVEESTRHLHAVGCTVAQSNGSAVAAPFAVGGSTAAAADLLTVTPPSWRPDLRDPNDFAEEAIRLFGFDNVPSILPKAPGGQGLTSSQRRRRRIATALVGAGLTEVVSYPFVGDADFDAMGLPADDFRRTTVKLANPLSDEEPSMQTTLLPTLLRTAERNAGRGATDLAIFQTGLVFLPRPDSKPAPLPSVAQRPSDAEIQALYDALPDQPLHLGVVLTGSRTPTGWWGKGQPTSWADAVQVARSVAAVVGVKPVLRNVELAPWHPGRCAEVSVGGKVIGHAGELHPKVCQAFGLPARSGAVELDLDALMAAAPASVTAHPFSSYPVAKEDVALIVGAEVAAADVEAALVEGAGELLESIRLFDLYTGEQIGEGKKSLAFALRFRAHDRTLTETEVSAARQAAVQVTVDRFGAVQRVG; encoded by the coding sequence ATGCGGGTCCCACTGTCATGGCTTCGTGAGTACGTCGAGCTGCCGGCCGGTGTGACCGGTCGCGAGGTCGGCGAGAAGCTGGTCCGCGCCGGCCTCGAGGTGGAGACCGTCGACGAGGCGGGCGGCGGCCTGACCGGTCCGCTCGTCGTCGGCAAGGTGCTCAGCTACGAGCCGGAGCCGCAGAAGAACGGCAAGACCATCCGCTGGTGCTCGCTCGACATCGGCAACGACGAACCGCAATGGGTCGTCTGCGGCGCGAGCAACTTCGAGGTCGGCGACCTGGTCGTCGTCGTCCTCCCGGGCGCTGTGCTGCCCGGCGGGTTCGCGATCTCCGCGCGCAAGACCTACGGCCACGTCTCGAGCGGGATGATCTGCTCGTCCTCGGAGCTCGGTCTGGGCGATGACGGTACGCACGGCATCGTCGTACTGGAGCCAGGCGAGGCCGAGGTCGGTACCGACGCGATCGAGCTGCTCGGGCTGCGCGACGACGTGCTCGACATCGCGGTGACCCCGGACCGGGGGTACTGCCTGTCGATCCGTGGAGTCGCGCGCGAGGCGGCCACGGCGTACGGGGTGGAGCTGAAGGACCCGGCGGCGTTGACTGTCACCGGCACGCAGACGGGTGGCTACCCGGTGCGGGTCGATGACGCCGAGGCTTGCAGCGTCTTCGTGACGCGGACGGTCACCGGGATAGACCCGGCGGCGCCGTCGCCGCGGTGGTTGCAGCAGAGGCTGGTCATGTCGGGGATGCGGCCGATCTCGATCGGCGTCGACATCACCAACTACGTGATGCTCGAGCTGGGGCAGCCGATCCACGGGTACGACAAGGCCCGGTTGAGCGGCGAGATCGTCGTACGCCGGGCAACGGCCGGCGAGAAGCTGATGACGCTGGACGACCAGACCCGGGAGCTCGACACCGAGGACCTGCTGATCACCGACGACTCCGGCCCGATCGGTATCGCCGGCGTGATGGGTGGCGCGTCCACCGAGATCTCCGCGTCGACCACCGAGGTGGTGATCGAGGCGGCCCACTTCCACCCGATCGTGATCGCGCGTTCGTCGCGCCGTCACAAGCTGTCGTCCGAGGCATCCCGCCGATTCGAGCGCGAGGTCGACCCGCAGCTTCCCCGGTACGCCGCCCAGCGCGTCGCCGACCTGCTGGCCGAACTGGCCGGCGGCACCATCCAAACCGACGAAACCGTCATCGACACGCACCCGGCGCCGGCGCCGGTCACCTTCCGGGCCGATCACGCGGCGCGGGTGGCCGGTGCGCCGATCTCGGTCGAGGAGTCGACCAGGCACCTGCATGCAGTCGGCTGCACGGTTGCCCAAAGCAACGGTTCCGCCGTGGCGGCGCCGTTCGCGGTCGGCGGTAGCACGGCTGCCGCAGCCGACCTGCTGACCGTCACGCCGCCGTCGTGGCGGCCCGACCTGCGGGATCCCAACGACTTCGCCGAGGAAGCGATCCGGCTATTCGGGTTCGACAACGTGCCTTCGATCTTGCCGAAGGCGCCGGGTGGGCAAGGGCTGACCAGCTCGCAGCGGCGCCGTCGGCGGATTGCGACCGCGCTGGTTGGGGCGGGGCTGACCGAGGTTGTGTCGTACCCGTTCGTGGGCGACGCCGACTTCGATGCGATGGGGCTGCCGGCGGACGACTTCCGGCGTACGACGGTGAAGCTGGCCAACCCGTTGTCGGATGAGGAGCCGTCGATGCAGACGACGCTGCTGCCGACCTTGCTCCGGACGGCCGAGCGCAACGCCGGTCGTGGTGCCACCGATCTCGCGATCTTCCAGACCGGGCTGGTGTTCCTGCCTCGCCCGGACTCGAAGCCCGCGCCGCTGCCGTCCGTCGCGCAGCGTCCGAGCGACGCCGAGATCCAGGCGCTGTACGACGCGCTCCCGGACCAACCCCTTCACCTCGGGGTCGTGCTGACCGGTTCGCGCACGCCGACCGGCTGGTGGGGCAAGGGTCAGCCCACGAGCTGGGCGGACGCAGTACAGGTTGCTCGATCTGTTGCCGCTGTCGTCGGCGTCAAGCCGGTACTACGGAACGTCGAGCTGGCGCCATGGCACCCGGGCCGCTGTGCCGAAGTGTCCGTCGGTGGCAAGGTCATCGGCCATGCCGGTGAGCTGCATCCGAAGGTGTGTCAGGCGTTCGGGCTGCCGGCCCGGTCGGGGGCAGTCGAGCTGGACCTCGACGCGTTGATGGCGGCGGCTCCGGCGTCGGTGACGGCGCACCCGTTCTCGTCGTACCCGGTCGCGAAGGAAGACGTCGCGCTGATCGTCGGAGCTGAGGTGGCCGCGGCTGATGTCGAGGCGGCGCTGGTCGAAGGTGCGGGGGAGTTGCTGGAGTCGATCCGGCTGTTCGACCTCTACACCGGCGAGCAGATCGGCGAGGGCAAGAAGTCGCTCGCCTTCGCGCTCCGCTTCCGCGCCCACGACCGCACCCTCACCGAAACCGAGGTCAGCGCCGCCCGCCAGGCAGCCGTCCAGGTCACCGTTGACCGCTTCGGCGCAGTCCAGCGCGTCGGCTGA
- the pheS gene encoding phenylalanine--tRNA ligase subunit alpha has translation MSGPNKNYDPVEVTPLHADEVERTRDEALDAFAKASDLSALQEAKVAHLGERSPIALANREIGALPPQGRKEAGQRIGSARKAINDAFAARLAVLEAEHEERMLATERVDVTLPWHSPELGARHPLSLISEQVADVFTALGWDVAEGPEVEAEWLNFDALNFQPDHPARQMQDTFFIDPPGSGTVLRTHTSPVQARSMLTRKPPIYVICPGRVFRTDELDATHTPVFYQVEGLVVDEGITLAHLKGTLDHFVVSMFGEGLEARLRPNFFPFTEPSAEVDLKCFVCRGESVGNPDRPCRTCGSEGWIEWGGCGVVNPRVLQACGIDTDRYSGFAFGMGLERTLMFRNGVEDMRDMVEGDVRFSRQFGMEI, from the coding sequence ATGTCCGGTCCGAACAAGAATTATGACCCCGTCGAGGTCACACCTTTGCATGCCGACGAGGTCGAACGGACGCGTGATGAGGCTCTGGACGCCTTCGCCAAGGCGAGCGATCTGAGCGCGTTGCAGGAGGCGAAGGTCGCGCATCTGGGAGAGCGGTCGCCGATCGCGCTGGCCAACCGGGAGATCGGGGCGCTGCCGCCGCAGGGGCGCAAGGAGGCCGGGCAGCGGATCGGGTCGGCGCGGAAGGCGATCAACGACGCGTTCGCCGCCAGGCTCGCCGTACTGGAGGCCGAGCACGAGGAGCGGATGCTCGCCACCGAGCGCGTCGACGTGACGCTGCCGTGGCACAGCCCGGAGCTCGGCGCCCGGCACCCGCTGAGCCTCATCTCGGAGCAGGTCGCGGACGTGTTCACCGCGCTCGGCTGGGACGTCGCCGAGGGACCCGAGGTCGAGGCCGAGTGGCTGAACTTCGACGCGCTGAACTTCCAGCCCGACCACCCGGCGCGGCAGATGCAGGACACGTTCTTCATCGACCCGCCCGGTTCCGGCACCGTACTGCGTACGCACACGTCGCCCGTCCAAGCGCGATCGATGCTCACCCGGAAGCCGCCGATCTACGTGATCTGCCCCGGCCGGGTGTTCCGCACCGACGAGCTGGACGCGACGCACACGCCGGTCTTCTACCAGGTCGAGGGCCTGGTCGTGGACGAGGGCATCACGCTCGCGCACCTCAAGGGCACCCTCGACCACTTCGTCGTCTCGATGTTCGGCGAGGGTCTGGAAGCGCGCCTGCGGCCGAACTTCTTCCCGTTCACCGAGCCGTCGGCCGAGGTCGACCTCAAGTGCTTCGTCTGCCGTGGCGAGTCGGTCGGCAACCCCGACCGCCCGTGCCGGACGTGTGGCAGCGAGGGCTGGATCGAGTGGGGCGGCTGCGGTGTCGTCAACCCGCGCGTGCTGCAGGCCTGCGGGATCGACACCGACCGGTACTCCGGGTTCGCGTTCGGAATGGGGCTGGAGCGGACGTTGATGTTCCGCAACGGCGTCGAGGACATGCGGGACATGGTCGAGGGTGATGTGCGGTTCAGCCGCCAGTTCGGGATGGAGATCTGA
- a CDS encoding HNH endonuclease signature motif containing protein, producing the protein MEISQLRPAYLQSDSEVIVTLDTVEAALNTLGSYRLELLGEVESRGLAKELDARNTIELLELRHRRDPADIRSDLKFLKNLPNYEAVTAALAVAGDDPTGLTSDHARVIVNTLEKAPSTVPLEALRVAEEQMIEAARHVTPSGLRDFGRQVLDRLDTDGPEPAEEEAYQNEKLWIRPADHGVKFGGYLAGANAELFKTAIHDLAKPHRTVDGELDPRSHEKRQADALTTILDIATGADPTTGIPGVPHLTVTIDFTDLKALTSAAVGELVFGDNISASAVRLLACDAAVLPIVLGTDSQPLDVGMEYRFVTRYIRRALNRRDKGCVICKAPPSHCHAHHVVHWVDGGPTSITNLVLLCGAHHRAVHAGHWSVTITAGVVHITRPDWTIPTPTNPNPWLTQLPLNMTNLNDAAPSTATASWATTAASTGSAPAWPAGSTTPHPDHPRSPYAATTFSPAASSAMSPAAAGLSWLTPEYAANLNPWGETGTPSAGP; encoded by the coding sequence ATGGAGATCTCGCAGCTACGACCCGCGTACCTCCAGAGCGACAGCGAAGTGATCGTCACTCTGGACACGGTCGAAGCTGCCCTGAACACTCTTGGCTCCTACCGCCTCGAGCTCCTCGGCGAGGTCGAGTCCCGCGGCCTGGCCAAGGAACTCGACGCCCGCAACACCATCGAACTCCTCGAACTACGCCACCGCCGCGACCCCGCCGACATTCGTAGCGACCTCAAATTCCTCAAGAACCTCCCCAACTACGAAGCCGTCACCGCAGCCCTCGCCGTGGCCGGCGACGATCCGACCGGTCTGACCTCGGATCACGCGAGAGTCATCGTGAACACGTTGGAGAAGGCGCCCTCGACCGTGCCGTTGGAGGCGCTGCGGGTCGCCGAGGAACAGATGATCGAGGCCGCGCGCCACGTCACGCCGAGTGGTTTGCGTGATTTCGGCCGTCAGGTCCTGGACCGCCTCGACACCGACGGCCCAGAACCGGCTGAGGAAGAGGCGTATCAGAACGAGAAGCTGTGGATCCGTCCTGCCGACCATGGCGTGAAGTTCGGTGGCTACCTGGCCGGCGCGAACGCGGAACTGTTCAAGACCGCGATCCATGACCTGGCCAAACCCCACCGCACAGTGGACGGTGAACTCGACCCGCGCTCCCACGAGAAGCGTCAGGCCGACGCGTTAACCACGATTCTGGACATCGCCACCGGCGCCGACCCAACGACTGGTATCCCTGGCGTCCCGCATCTGACCGTCACTATCGACTTCACCGACCTGAAGGCACTCACCTCGGCAGCTGTGGGCGAACTCGTTTTCGGTGACAACATTTCCGCCTCCGCCGTGCGGCTCCTCGCTTGCGACGCGGCGGTGTTGCCGATCGTTCTGGGTACGGATTCTCAGCCGTTGGATGTGGGGATGGAGTACCGGTTCGTCACCCGCTACATCCGCCGGGCCTTGAACCGCCGCGATAAAGGCTGCGTCATCTGTAAAGCCCCACCGTCGCATTGCCACGCTCATCATGTTGTGCATTGGGTCGACGGCGGCCCCACCTCGATCACCAACCTGGTCTTGCTGTGTGGCGCCCACCACCGCGCCGTCCACGCCGGCCACTGGTCGGTCACCATCACCGCAGGCGTCGTCCACATCACCCGGCCCGACTGGACCATCCCCACCCCGACCAACCCCAACCCCTGGCTAACCCAACTCCCGCTGAACATGACCAACCTCAACGACGCCGCCCCCTCGACTGCTACCGCATCGTGGGCGACCACGGCCGCCTCGACAGGATCTGCACCAGCCTGGCCCGCCGGCAGCACTACGCCCCACCCCGACCACCCACGCTCGCCCTACGCCGCTACGACCTTCTCCCCAGCCGCCTCCTCGGCGATGTCCCCAGCAGCAGCTGGCCTGTCCTGGCTAACCCCCGAATACGCCGCCAATCTCAACCCCTGGGGCGAAACCGGCACCCCCTCCGCGGGCCCGTAG